The following proteins come from a genomic window of Astatotilapia calliptera chromosome 11, fAstCal1.2, whole genome shotgun sequence:
- the rprd2b gene encoding regulation of nuclear pre-mRNA domain-containing protein 2: MAAGSGAASGHGSRSSTAALEASLDRRFQGVSNTMESIQGLSAWCIENKRHHSLIVRYWMKWLKKSDNNHRLNLFYLANDVIQNCKRKNAIVFRSAFSEVLPNAAQLIKDGKVRRSVERIFSIWEERSVYPEEVIAQFKANLNKKEKEREKQKEKEKEKEKEKEKEKEKEATPANAPANSKAALKSKIVAEFTPHSLIEQLLKYRQAVAEEEFQEKQLSALRVDVCSTEALKRLKDKAGGNKFAKDFEDGSLKLQEFVSFLEKELKAGPPLLEALGNADIFYEMQYKEVKIVANAYNAFANRVASLKRKLDSLKSTLPGPEDSPIPSPSEDAPSPTGSDSPFMAMVASRAQLDPDLDGKAMDEGEMQSDNRDMEDMDMSDEETDAATAGDDKKEKPAAAMSKAAKSDAPSKLPNPPAKASKNNASATTTTTTPVTPTSATPTSTPATPLGVNLAKVDLGKITSILSSLTSAMKNTASPSPRPSPGTPTTPSGQSAASKGTPPSPALASILSRVDITPEGILNALSKTNTTGLSSFLHSVTNTTSGAAAGTRTSPESAPSKALHTSTPTTPTTPKTKAGLGNSHKRETPGRIRDWGRERQLSPPPPPPPPPRPSAPSVSPPSLESKINSFLQGNPGFSLALGDVSPDGVDGTPVRDEAAGTPTQDEIMDTPASVPESVGSSGGHNLSPTAYRNEPWDAAITPSGSGNDGDFLPTSRYGAGRKSGTKLKDNEVMHVRKLVSSSPSNDMKGKKDDQQSQLRMMGNNRAMGERRPCAGSRKASIGSDEGGQCGKKEDKLKGQMSPSGDGKEGQYHRIETLVSPCTEGAPIQTLGYSNRPLTGERIKTVESIRVIGRGSRRGGGPGSRPGGAMWYEEEGYLEAQPPSPQLVPPPLNIGPGGTEDMTPSMPPPPPHLLLPPHLHPPPPLPHLPQTQYQLPYHTENIQTPPPSHLHQVPPPTSPFFSTPPAIPRPPPPPIPQRHSPPPTHPAVPTAVMVGGVMVPADRPLPLPHSVRPEAAERGGVGPRGGKVAPPPLMSSLLGEPPKLPRPGTVKEPFVLCHAPPLHRPGTPGVPPPLLGRVKEPLNLPLPSPSPSPTSSATSPSTPNSPAVDTAPSRSLTQSAALPLQKPSASPPGQPRNQNPNPVPLLTLPTPRPPILSVPISQRSLLRGRNPQQHNQDLPIGGFRGGKRPGPPFTGGPLHAQKRPFLPPRY; this comes from the exons ctgaTAACAATCACCGCTTGAATCTTTTCTACCTTGCCAACGATGTGATacaaaactgcaaaagaaaGAATGCCATCGTTTTTCGTTCAGCCTTCTCAGAGGTCCTTCCTAATGCTGCTCAGCTCATCAA AGATGGGAAGGTTCGCAGGTCAGTGGAAAGGATCTTTTCCATTTGGGAAGAAAGAAGTGTGTATCCCGAGGAGGTCATTGCCCAGTTCAAAGCCAACTtgaataaaaaggaaaaggagcgagagaagcagaaggaaaaagaaaaggaaaaagaaaaggaaaaagaaaaggaaaaggaaaaagaggctACACCTGCAAATG CTCCTGCTAATTCCAAAGCTGCCCTGAAGTCCAAGATTGTGGCGGAGTTCACG cCCCACTCCCTCATTGAACAATTGTTAAAATATAGGCAAGCTGTTGCCGAAGAAGAGTTTCAAGAAAAGCAGCTGTCAGCTCTCCGGGTGGATGTCTGCAGCACGGAGGCCCTCAAGAGACTTAAAG ATAAGGCAGGGGGGAACAAATTTGCCAAGGACTTTGAGGATGGCAGCCTGAAGCTGCAGGAGTTTGTCAGCTTCCTGGAGAAAGAGTTGAAAGCAGGACCTCCTCTGCTGGAGGCTCTGGGAAACGCAGATATCTTCTATGAGATGCAGTACAAGGAAGTGAAGATTGTGGCCAAT GCTTACAACGCATTTGCCAATCGTGTGGCCAGTCTTAAAAGGAAATTGGATTCCCTCAAGTCCACTCTACCTGGACCTGAGGACTCTCCCATCCCCTCACCATCTGAAGATGCCCCCTCCCCCACTGGCTCTGACTCACCCTTTATGGCAATGGTGGCTAGCAGAGCCCAGCTCGATCCAGATCTGGATGGAAAGGCCATGGATGAAGGAGAAATGCAGAGTGACAACAGAGACATGGAGGACATGGATATGTCTGACGAAGAGACTGATGCTGCAACTGCAGGGG ATGATAAGAAGGAAAAGCCAGCCGCTGCCATGTCTAAGGCTGCAAAGTCAGATGCGCCTTCAAAGCTTCCAAATCCGCCTGCGAAGGCCTCTAAGAACAATGCTTCTGCTActaccaccacaaccaccccaGTGACTCCCACATCTGCTACTCCTACAAGTACCCCAGCCACCCCTCTGGGTGTCAATCTGGCCAAGGTGGACCTGGGAAAGATTACCTCCATTCTCAGCTCGCTAACCTCCGCCATGAAGAATACAG CAAGCCCATCACCTCGTCCATCTCCTGGGACACCCACAACCCCATCTGGCCAATCAGCAGCCTCCAAAGGAACCCCTCCAAGCCCTGCCTTGGCCAGTATCCTGTCACGTGTTGATATCACACCTGAAGGGATACTTAATGCTCTGTCTAAAACCAACACAACAG gtTTGTCCTCTTTCCTGCATAGTGTGACTAACACCACctctggtgctgctgctggtacACGAACCTCCCCAGAATCAGCACCTTCTAAAGCTCTGCACACCAGCACCCCGACCACCCCAACTACCCCAAAAACGAAAGCTGGTCTGGGGAACAGCCACAAGCGAGAAACACCTGGAAGAATCAGAGActgggggagagagagacaactgtcccctcctcctccaccacctccccCCCCTCGCCCCTCAGCTCCTTCTGTCTCTCCCCCCAGCTTAGAATCCAAAATCAACAGTTTCCTGCAGGGTAATCCAGGTTTTAGTCTCGCTCTTGGTGATGTTAGTCCTGATGGGGTGGATGGGACCCCAGTGAGAGACGAGGCAGCCGGCACCCCAACCCAGGATGAGATTATGGACACACCTGCAAGTGTGCCAGAATCTGTGGGCTCATCTGGAGGTCATAACCTCTCACCCACAGCCTACCGCAATGAACCCTGGGATGCAGCTATCACCCCGTCGGGAAGCGGCAATGATGGAGACTTCCTGCCCACCTCCCGATATGGCGCTGGAAGAAAGAGCGGCACAAAATTAAAAGACAATGAAGTGATGCATGTGAGGAAGCTGGTCTCCTCTTCTCCTAGTAATGACATGAAGGGTAAGAAGGATGATCAGCAAAGTCAGCTAAGGATGATGGGAAACAACAGAGCAATGGGAGAGAGGAGGCCCTGTGCCGGCTCTCGTAAGGCAAGCATTGGTTCAGATGAAGGAggtcagtgtggaaaaaaagaagacaagttAAAAGGTCAAATGTCTCCAAGTGGAGATGGGAAGGAGGGGCAATACCATCGTATTGAGACACTCGTGTCACCCTGCACCGAAGGGGCACCCATTCAAACTCTAGGCTACTCTAATAGACCGCTCACTGGAGAGCGCATAAAGACAGTAGAGAGCATACGCGTGATTGGTCGAGGCTCTCGACGGGGAGGAGGACCTGGAAGTCGACCAGGAGGAGCCATGTGGTATGAAGAGGAAGGATACCTGGAAGCTCAGCCTCCCTCACCACAACTTGTCCCCCCTCCTCTTAACATTGGCCCAGGGGGCACAGAGGACATGACCCCCTCTAtgcctcctcctcccccacaTCTCCTACTCCCCCCACATCTTCACCCCCCTCCGCCCcttcctcatcttcctcaaaCTCAGTATCAGTTGCCTTACCACACAGAGAACATCCAGACTCCTCCTCCATCACACCTCCACCAAGTTCCTCCTCCTACATCTCCCTTCTTCAGCACACCTCCAGCAATCCCTAGACCCCCTCCACCCCCAATACCACAGCGCCATTCCCCTCCACCTACTCACCCTGCTGTACCCACTGCAGTCATGGTAGGAGGGGTGATGGTCCCTGCTGACCGGCCTCTGCCACTTCCTCACTCAGTCAGACCTGAAGCTGCAGAGAGAGGTGGAGTAGGGCCAAGAGGAGGCAAAGTGGCCCCCCCACCCCTCATGTCATCGTTGCTAGGCGAGCCCCCTAAGCTTCCCCGCCCCGGCACAGTAAAAGAGCCCTTTGTTCTCTGCCATGCACCCCCCCTCCACCGTCCAGGTACCcctggtgttcctccacctttATTGGGTAGAGTGAAGGAGCCTCTGAATCTACCTCTTCCATCCCCGTCTCCCTCTCCCACATCATCTGCAACCTCACCCTCCACACCTAATTCCCCTGCAGTTGACACTGCTCCTTCGCGCTCACTTACCCAGTCCGCTGCCCTTCCTCTCCAGAAACCTTCTGCTAGTCCTCCAGGGCAGCCCCGCAACCAAAACCCTAACCCTGTTCCCCTCCTCACCTTGCCTACTCCTCGGCCTCCAATCCTCTCCGTTCCCATCTCACAGAGATCCCTGCTGCGAGGCCGAAACCCTCAGCAGCATAATCAAGATCTACCCATAGGGGGGTTTCGTGGGGGAAAGCGCCCCGGGCCTCCATTCACAGGTGGTCCCTTGCATGCACAGAAGAGGCCTTTCCTACCCCCACGCTACTGA
- the tars2 gene encoding threonine--tRNA ligase, cytoplasmic isoform X1: MAVTQLLRLVTCRSTARATLCAQRKYSKVNASPALSERLQIFEALREKRGNGKRFESTEMPLRIRLVDGRIVKGTAGVTTPLYVARSVRLKGALVSKVNGELWELGRPLEADCELQLLGFDTTEGKQAAWRTGACVLGGVLEGMFGAEVCREGTSEFGLFCDYLLDNSFLSLSDVEARCKEAAALKRPLSRLELSIEEVQELFQSSKLRLQFAEEQMNGATVTVYRCGDTIAVCNGPLLPHTGLLTVFKMLQLSSVTLANQTESSGLTRLLGVAFPGEKEKEEWEREQEEARRRDHRRIGTDQELFFFNEVSPGSCFFLPKGAHIYSTLTDFIKCEYRRRGFTEVVTPTLYSTALWERSGHWEHYSKNMFTVKSEDSQTYALKPMNCPAHCLMFEQRVRSWRELPLRWADFGALHRNELSGALGGLTRVRRFCQDDAHIFCTPEQLEEEIVTCLDFVRSVYQVFGFSFHCLLSTRPTPCLGEPDQWDTAEQQLERSLQQFGERWELNPGDGAFYGPKIDILIKDAIGRQHQCATIQLDFQLPIRFDLQYVGRDGQLHRPVMIHRAVLGSLERMMAILAENFGGKWPLWLSPAQVAVIPVGGNNESYGRQVVQQFHEAGFMADLNDDEGATLNKKIRSAQLAQYNYIFVVGDKERESGTVNVRSRGGKQLGRRPTEEVLMSLTKLRDTRSNLDEF, translated from the exons ATGGCGGTGACGCAGCTGCTTCGGCTTGTTACCTGTCGTTCGACAGCTCGTGCGACCCTTTGCGCGCAGAGGAAGTACAGCAAG GTGAATGCATCTCCTGCCTTATCTGAACGACTGCAGATCTTTGAGGCTCTCAGGGAAAAACGTGGAAATGGGAAGCGTTTTGAATCGACAGAAATGCCCCTCCGTATCCGGCTGGTTGACGGCCGGATAGTTAAGGGAACAGCTGGTGTCACCACACCGCTCTATGTTGCTCGGAGTGTGAG ATTGAAAGGAGCCCTGGTGAGTAAGGTGAATGGGGAACTCTGGGAGCTTGGACGACCCCTAGAGGCAGACTGTGAACTACAACTTCTGGGGTTTGATACAACTGAGGGAAAGCAG GCAGCCTGGAGAACAGGGGCGTGCGTCCTCGGTGGAGTCTTGGAGGGCATGTTTGGTGCTGAGGTGTGCAGAGAAGGAACATCAGAGTTCGGGCTTTTCTGTGATTACCTGTTGGACAACAG TTTTTTGTCTCTGAGTGATGTGGAGGCGAGGTGTAAGGAGGCGGCAGCACTCAAACGTCCTCTCTCTAGACTGGAGCTGAGTATAGAAGAGGTCCAAGAGCTATTCCAG AGCAGTAAGCTGAGGCTGCAGTTTGCTGAAGAGCAGATGAATGGCGCCACTGTCACAGTATACAG GTGTGGAGACACTATAGCGGTCTGCAACGGCCCCCTCCTCCCACACACAGGCCTCCTCACAGTCTTCAAGATGCTGCag CTGTCCTCTGTGACCCTGGCCAACCAGACAGAGTCCTCCGGTTTGACACGACTGTTAGGTGTGGCCTTTCCAGgtgagaaagagaaggaggagtgGGAGAGGGAGCAGGAGGAAGCGAGGAGGCGGGACCACAGACGCATCGGGACG GACCAGGAGCTGTTCTTCTTCAATGAAGTCAGTCCAGGAAGTTGTTTCTTTCTGCCTAAAGGAGCCCACATCTACAGCACACTCACAGACTTCATTAAG TGTGAATACCGAAGGCGAGGCTTCACTGAGGTCGTGACCCCAACGCTATACAGCACTGCGTTATGGGAGCGCTCTGGCCACTGGGAGCACTACAGCAAGAACATGTTCACTGTGAAATCAGAGGACTCTCAGACCTACGCTCTCAAACCCATGAACTGTCCTGCACACTG CCTGATGTTTGAGCAGCGCGTTCGCTCGTGGAGAGAGCTCCCTCTGCGATGGGCCGACTTCGGGGCGCTGCATCGTAATGAGCTCTCCGGCGCTCTGGGAGGTCTCACTCGCGTTCGCAGGTTCTGCCAGGATGACGCGCACATATTTTGCACACCTGAACAG cTGGAAGAAGAGATTGTGACTTGTTTGGACTTTGTGAGGAGCGTCTATCAAGTGTTTGGGTTTTCCTTTCACTGCCTGCTGTCTACGCGACCCACGCCGTGCCTGGGGGAGCCTGATCAGTGGGACACTGCTGAGCAG caGTTGGAGAGGAGTCTGCAGCAGTTTGGTGAACGCTGGGAATTAAACCCAGGAGACGGAGCGTTCTATGGACCAAAG ATTGACATCCTGATCAAAGATGCTATTGGCAGACAGCACCAGTGTGCCACGATCCAGCTGGACTTCCAGCTGCCAATCAGATTTGACCTTCAGTACGTCGG ACGAGACGGACAGTTGCACAGACCAGTAATGATCCACAGAGCAGTGCTGGGATCGCTGGAGAGGATGATGGCCATACTGGCTGAAAACTTTGGAGGGAAATG GCCTCTGTGGCTGTCTCCGGCTCAGGTCGCAGTTATTCCTGTGGGGGGCAACAATGAGTCGTACGGCAGGCAG GTGGTCCAGCAGTTCCATGAAGCTGGCTTTATGGCAGATCTGAATGACGATGAGGGAGCCACCTTAAATAAGAAGATCCGCTCTGCTCAGCTCGCCCAGTATAACTACATATTTG tgGTGGGTGATAAGGAGCGTGAGAGTGGAACAGTGAACGTGAGGAGCAGAGGGGGTAAACAGCTGGGCAGGAGGCCGACAGAGGAGGTGCTGATGTCCCTCACAAAGCTACGGGACACCAGAAGCAACCTCGATGAGTTTTGA
- the tars2 gene encoding threonine--tRNA ligase, cytoplasmic isoform X2, whose amino-acid sequence MRSASHTSSSAVCVLALLVNASPALSERLQIFEALREKRGNGKRFESTEMPLRIRLVDGRIVKGTAGVTTPLYVARSVRLKGALVSKVNGELWELGRPLEADCELQLLGFDTTEGKQAAWRTGACVLGGVLEGMFGAEVCREGTSEFGLFCDYLLDNSFLSLSDVEARCKEAAALKRPLSRLELSIEEVQELFQSSKLRLQFAEEQMNGATVTVYRCGDTIAVCNGPLLPHTGLLTVFKMLQLSSVTLANQTESSGLTRLLGVAFPGEKEKEEWEREQEEARRRDHRRIGTDQELFFFNEVSPGSCFFLPKGAHIYSTLTDFIKCEYRRRGFTEVVTPTLYSTALWERSGHWEHYSKNMFTVKSEDSQTYALKPMNCPAHCLMFEQRVRSWRELPLRWADFGALHRNELSGALGGLTRVRRFCQDDAHIFCTPEQLEEEIVTCLDFVRSVYQVFGFSFHCLLSTRPTPCLGEPDQWDTAEQQLERSLQQFGERWELNPGDGAFYGPKIDILIKDAIGRQHQCATIQLDFQLPIRFDLQYVGRDGQLHRPVMIHRAVLGSLERMMAILAENFGGKWPLWLSPAQVAVIPVGGNNESYGRQVVQQFHEAGFMADLNDDEGATLNKKIRSAQLAQYNYIFVVGDKERESGTVNVRSRGGKQLGRRPTEEVLMSLTKLRDTRSNLDEF is encoded by the exons ATGAGAAGTGCAAGCCACACATCTAgcagtgcagtgtgtgtgttagccctgctg GTGAATGCATCTCCTGCCTTATCTGAACGACTGCAGATCTTTGAGGCTCTCAGGGAAAAACGTGGAAATGGGAAGCGTTTTGAATCGACAGAAATGCCCCTCCGTATCCGGCTGGTTGACGGCCGGATAGTTAAGGGAACAGCTGGTGTCACCACACCGCTCTATGTTGCTCGGAGTGTGAG ATTGAAAGGAGCCCTGGTGAGTAAGGTGAATGGGGAACTCTGGGAGCTTGGACGACCCCTAGAGGCAGACTGTGAACTACAACTTCTGGGGTTTGATACAACTGAGGGAAAGCAG GCAGCCTGGAGAACAGGGGCGTGCGTCCTCGGTGGAGTCTTGGAGGGCATGTTTGGTGCTGAGGTGTGCAGAGAAGGAACATCAGAGTTCGGGCTTTTCTGTGATTACCTGTTGGACAACAG TTTTTTGTCTCTGAGTGATGTGGAGGCGAGGTGTAAGGAGGCGGCAGCACTCAAACGTCCTCTCTCTAGACTGGAGCTGAGTATAGAAGAGGTCCAAGAGCTATTCCAG AGCAGTAAGCTGAGGCTGCAGTTTGCTGAAGAGCAGATGAATGGCGCCACTGTCACAGTATACAG GTGTGGAGACACTATAGCGGTCTGCAACGGCCCCCTCCTCCCACACACAGGCCTCCTCACAGTCTTCAAGATGCTGCag CTGTCCTCTGTGACCCTGGCCAACCAGACAGAGTCCTCCGGTTTGACACGACTGTTAGGTGTGGCCTTTCCAGgtgagaaagagaaggaggagtgGGAGAGGGAGCAGGAGGAAGCGAGGAGGCGGGACCACAGACGCATCGGGACG GACCAGGAGCTGTTCTTCTTCAATGAAGTCAGTCCAGGAAGTTGTTTCTTTCTGCCTAAAGGAGCCCACATCTACAGCACACTCACAGACTTCATTAAG TGTGAATACCGAAGGCGAGGCTTCACTGAGGTCGTGACCCCAACGCTATACAGCACTGCGTTATGGGAGCGCTCTGGCCACTGGGAGCACTACAGCAAGAACATGTTCACTGTGAAATCAGAGGACTCTCAGACCTACGCTCTCAAACCCATGAACTGTCCTGCACACTG CCTGATGTTTGAGCAGCGCGTTCGCTCGTGGAGAGAGCTCCCTCTGCGATGGGCCGACTTCGGGGCGCTGCATCGTAATGAGCTCTCCGGCGCTCTGGGAGGTCTCACTCGCGTTCGCAGGTTCTGCCAGGATGACGCGCACATATTTTGCACACCTGAACAG cTGGAAGAAGAGATTGTGACTTGTTTGGACTTTGTGAGGAGCGTCTATCAAGTGTTTGGGTTTTCCTTTCACTGCCTGCTGTCTACGCGACCCACGCCGTGCCTGGGGGAGCCTGATCAGTGGGACACTGCTGAGCAG caGTTGGAGAGGAGTCTGCAGCAGTTTGGTGAACGCTGGGAATTAAACCCAGGAGACGGAGCGTTCTATGGACCAAAG ATTGACATCCTGATCAAAGATGCTATTGGCAGACAGCACCAGTGTGCCACGATCCAGCTGGACTTCCAGCTGCCAATCAGATTTGACCTTCAGTACGTCGG ACGAGACGGACAGTTGCACAGACCAGTAATGATCCACAGAGCAGTGCTGGGATCGCTGGAGAGGATGATGGCCATACTGGCTGAAAACTTTGGAGGGAAATG GCCTCTGTGGCTGTCTCCGGCTCAGGTCGCAGTTATTCCTGTGGGGGGCAACAATGAGTCGTACGGCAGGCAG GTGGTCCAGCAGTTCCATGAAGCTGGCTTTATGGCAGATCTGAATGACGATGAGGGAGCCACCTTAAATAAGAAGATCCGCTCTGCTCAGCTCGCCCAGTATAACTACATATTTG tgGTGGGTGATAAGGAGCGTGAGAGTGGAACAGTGAACGTGAGGAGCAGAGGGGGTAAACAGCTGGGCAGGAGGCCGACAGAGGAGGTGCTGATGTCCCTCACAAAGCTACGGGACACCAGAAGCAACCTCGATGAGTTTTGA